From Leptolyngbya sp. KIOST-1, one genomic window encodes:
- the mutY gene encoding A/G-specific adenine glycosylase, which yields MSDRPRLNQGAPAGPYSSPNLDRRDTARDTEASYTTRVLNQHPLSPNPAQAHQPWPDFPVEGLRQALLSWYGDCGRTLPWRNIASPYAIWVSEMMLQQTQVKTVLPYYQRWLEQFPTVEALAAADLQTVLKAWEGLGYYARARNLHRAAQQIVADHNSQIPQDFDAITALPGIGKTTAGGILSSAFNLPHAILDGNVKRVLARLVALPVPPTRALNDLWRLSEHLLDPDRPRDFNQALMDLGATLCTRRKPDCDRCPWQGHCQAYNRSIQSELPMSEPKGPLPHKQIGIAVIWNDQRQILIDRRKQEGLLGGLWEFPGGKIEPGETIEACIAREILEELGIEIAVGDRLCTVTHAYSHFKVTLNVHHCTHLSGDPQPIECDEVRWVGLDAIEEYPFPKANIHIINALRAYAAGAAMGEVE from the coding sequence GTGAGCGATCGCCCAAGACTAAACCAGGGAGCCCCAGCTGGCCCCTATTCCTCCCCTAACCTCGATCGCCGTGATACCGCACGCGATACCGAGGCGAGTTACACAACGAGGGTTCTAAATCAGCACCCCCTTTCCCCCAATCCGGCCCAGGCGCACCAGCCCTGGCCGGATTTTCCTGTTGAGGGGCTGCGCCAGGCCCTGCTGAGCTGGTACGGCGACTGTGGCCGCACCCTGCCCTGGCGCAACATCGCCAGCCCCTACGCCATCTGGGTATCAGAAATGATGCTACAGCAGACCCAGGTGAAAACCGTGCTGCCCTACTACCAGCGCTGGCTGGAGCAGTTCCCGACAGTGGAGGCCCTGGCCGCCGCCGACCTGCAAACAGTGCTCAAAGCCTGGGAGGGGCTGGGCTACTACGCCCGCGCCCGCAACCTGCACCGGGCGGCTCAGCAAATTGTGGCTGACCACAACAGCCAGATTCCCCAGGATTTTGACGCCATCACCGCCCTGCCCGGCATTGGCAAAACCACTGCCGGGGGCATTCTCAGCTCGGCCTTCAACCTGCCCCACGCCATTCTCGACGGCAACGTGAAGCGGGTGCTGGCCCGGCTAGTGGCGCTGCCCGTGCCCCCGACCCGCGCCCTTAACGACCTGTGGCGGCTGTCTGAGCACCTGCTCGACCCCGATCGCCCCCGCGACTTCAACCAGGCGCTGATGGATCTGGGGGCAACGCTGTGTACACGGCGCAAGCCTGACTGCGATCGCTGCCCCTGGCAGGGCCACTGTCAGGCCTATAATCGCAGTATTCAGTCGGAGCTGCCCATGTCAGAACCCAAAGGCCCCCTACCCCACAAGCAAATCGGCATCGCCGTAATCTGGAACGACCAGCGCCAGATTTTAATCGATCGCCGCAAGCAGGAGGGGCTGCTGGGCGGTCTGTGGGAGTTCCCCGGCGGCAAGATTGAGCCGGGCGAAACGATCGAAGCCTGCATCGCCCGCGAAATTTTAGAAGAACTGGGCATCGAGATCGCCGTGGGCGATCGCCTCTGCACCGTCACCCACGCCTATTCTCACTTCAAAGTCACCCTCAACGTCCACCACTGCACCCACCTCAGCGGCGACCCCCAGCCCATCGAGTGCGACGAAGTGCGCTGGGTGGGTCTGGATGCGATCGAAGAATACCCCTTCCCCAAGGCGAATATCCACATCATTAACGCCCTGCGAGCCTACGCAGCGGGGGCAGCGATGGGGGAGGTGGAGTGA
- a CDS encoding DUF760 domain-containing protein produces the protein MSNSSGKAQDLFNGFKHSEHPNSLMQYVHSMSPETISQLSNPTSTEVQQMMEHNIIGLLGGLPSQHFDVEITTNRESLGRLLASAMMSGYFLRGAEQRMAFENSLMSAESSFEAE, from the coding sequence GTGAGCAATTCTTCCGGTAAAGCCCAAGACCTTTTCAACGGCTTCAAGCACTCTGAGCATCCCAACTCCCTCATGCAGTACGTCCACAGCATGAGCCCCGAAACCATCTCTCAGCTCTCCAACCCGACTTCCACCGAAGTTCAGCAGATGATGGAGCACAATATCATCGGCCTGCTCGGCGGGCTGCCCTCCCAGCACTTTGACGTAGAAATTACTACCAACCGCGAAAGCCTGGGCCGCCTGCTGGCCTCTGCTATGATGAGCGGGTATTTTCTGCGCGGTGCTGAGCAGCGAATGGCCTTTGAGAATTCGCTGATGTCAGCAGAGTCGTCCTTTGAAGCTGAGTGA
- the egtD gene encoding L-histidine N(alpha)-methyltransferase, producing the protein MPPTSPTKPSPVKLYDFHPPVEDFRSAVLRGLSLPQKRLSPQFLYDKRGSELFDAICQLPEYYLTRTEMGILRAHAKDIAIALDHRALVELGSGSSQKIRILLKAAPQVKTYVGVDISRQHLQEACGALMADFEGLEAIAVCADYTKPLPLGTIPELRDRPTIGFFPGSSIGNLEPAEVITFLKTVAVLGDLIVGVDLKKSAAILEPAYDDAQGVSAAFALNVLTRINRELEADFDLSQFEYRAHYNEKVGRIEMAIASLCDQTVHLGEAKIPFTAGETLRTEHSYKYTVDEFQLLAMEAGFQPVQVWTDGQQLFSLHHLKQM; encoded by the coding sequence ATGCCCCCCACCTCCCCCACCAAGCCCTCTCCCGTCAAGCTCTACGACTTCCACCCGCCGGTGGAGGATTTTCGCAGCGCGGTACTGCGGGGGCTGAGCCTGCCCCAGAAGAGGCTGTCACCCCAGTTTCTCTACGACAAGCGGGGGTCGGAGCTGTTCGATGCCATCTGCCAACTGCCGGAGTATTATCTGACCCGAACGGAGATGGGGATTTTGCGGGCCCATGCGAAGGATATTGCGATCGCCCTGGACCACCGTGCCCTGGTGGAACTGGGCAGCGGCAGCAGCCAGAAAATTCGCATTTTGCTCAAGGCGGCCCCTCAGGTCAAAACCTACGTGGGGGTAGATATTTCGCGGCAGCATTTGCAAGAGGCCTGTGGGGCGCTGATGGCGGATTTTGAAGGTCTGGAGGCGATCGCGGTCTGTGCCGACTACACCAAACCCCTGCCCCTGGGGACGATTCCGGAACTGCGCGATCGCCCCACCATCGGCTTTTTCCCCGGATCTTCTATTGGCAACCTGGAACCGGCGGAGGTGATCACCTTCCTCAAAACTGTCGCGGTGCTGGGCGATCTAATCGTAGGCGTAGATCTAAAGAAATCTGCCGCCATTCTGGAACCGGCCTACGACGATGCCCAGGGGGTATCTGCCGCCTTTGCCCTGAATGTGCTGACGCGCATTAACCGAGAGTTGGAGGCCGATTTTGACCTCAGCCAGTTTGAGTATCGGGCCCACTACAACGAGAAAGTGGGGCGGATCGAGATGGCGATCGCCAGTCTGTGCGATCAAACCGTCCACCTGGGTGAGGCCAAGATCCCCTTCACGGCGGGGGAGACCCTGCGGACGGAGCACTCCTATAAGTACACCGTCGATGAGTTTCAACTGTTGGCCATGGAGGCCGGGTTCCAACCTGTGCAGGTGTGGACGGACGGGCAGCAGCTGTTTAGCCTCCACCACCTGAAGCAGATGTAG
- the egtB gene encoding ergothioneine biosynthesis protein EgtB codes for MTLSPPISPSLEADLANHRPTAQYRAVRSLSETLCQPLEIEDYGLQAMADVSPPKWHLAHTTWFFETFLLRPYLPDYLEFHPGFGYLFNSYYEAVGDRHPRPQRGLLSRPTVKEVYQYRAHVDGAMTTLLQSQGDHPAVRELTALGLHHEQQHQELLLTDLKYNLAINPLRPAYRQDVAVVECACPTPLEFVEFAGGLHTLGHQESGFAFDNEGPAHRVYLQDFALANRPVTNGEYLEFMADKGYQTAAHWLAEGWAMVQSEGWQAPLYWEQRDGQWWIFTLGGLQPVNLLEPVCHLSYFEADAFATWRGCRLPTEAEWEVAAAQFPRQGNLLEADHLHPQPASGAQTLQQLYGDVWEWTQSAYLPYPGFRPAPGAVGEYNGKFMCNQMVLRGGSCVTPPGHIRPSYRNFFPPTARWQFSGLRLAKG; via the coding sequence ATGACGCTTTCTCCCCCAATTTCTCCTTCCCTAGAGGCTGATTTAGCCAACCATCGGCCGACCGCCCAGTACCGGGCTGTACGTAGCCTCAGCGAAACCCTCTGTCAGCCCCTCGAAATTGAGGACTACGGCCTGCAGGCCATGGCCGATGTCAGCCCGCCCAAGTGGCATCTGGCCCACACCACCTGGTTCTTTGAAACCTTTCTGCTGCGCCCCTACCTGCCGGACTACCTGGAGTTTCATCCGGGGTTTGGGTATCTGTTCAACTCCTACTACGAGGCGGTGGGCGATCGCCATCCCCGACCCCAGCGCGGCCTGCTGTCGCGGCCAACGGTGAAAGAGGTCTACCAGTACCGCGCCCATGTCGATGGGGCTATGACCACCCTCCTGCAAAGCCAGGGCGATCATCCCGCTGTCAGAGAACTGACGGCCCTGGGCCTGCACCACGAGCAGCAGCACCAGGAGCTGCTGCTGACCGACCTCAAGTACAACCTGGCGATCAATCCCCTGCGCCCCGCCTACCGCCAGGATGTGGCCGTGGTGGAATGCGCCTGCCCCACACCCCTGGAGTTTGTGGAGTTTGCCGGCGGACTGCACACCCTTGGGCACCAGGAGTCAGGCTTTGCCTTTGATAACGAAGGCCCAGCCCACCGGGTTTACCTGCAGGACTTTGCCCTGGCCAATCGCCCAGTGACGAACGGCGAATACCTGGAATTTATGGCCGACAAGGGCTACCAGACCGCCGCCCACTGGCTGGCTGAGGGTTGGGCCATGGTGCAGAGCGAAGGCTGGCAGGCCCCCCTCTACTGGGAGCAGCGCGACGGCCAGTGGTGGATCTTTACCCTGGGCGGCCTACAGCCCGTCAACCTGCTCGAACCCGTGTGCCACCTCAGCTACTTTGAGGCCGATGCCTTCGCCACCTGGCGTGGCTGCCGCCTGCCCACCGAAGCCGAGTGGGAAGTGGCCGCAGCCCAGTTCCCCAGGCAGGGCAACCTGCTGGAGGCAGACCACCTGCACCCCCAGCCTGCCTCTGGAGCCCAAACCCTGCAACAGCTCTACGGCGATGTCTGGGAATGGACCCAGAGCGCCTACCTGCCCTACCCCGGCTTTCGACCCGCCCCCGGTGCCGTCGGCGAGTACAACGGCAAGTTTATGTGCAACCAAATGGTCCTCCGGGGCGGATCCTGCGTCACCCCACCCGGCCACATCCGCCCCAGCTACCGCAATTTCTTCCCGCCCACCGCGCGGTGGCAGTTTAGCGGCCTGCGGCTGGCGAAGGGGTAG